From a single Lewinella sp. LCG006 genomic region:
- a CDS encoding bifunctional riboflavin kinase/FAD synthetase, which produces MRVFYQLEDLPLFKRAVLTIGSFDGVHSGHQQLLARINRLAHQSGGESIVITFHPHPRQVIYPKDDSLQLLSTIEEKVALFERYGVDNVIVVPFTVAFSQLSADEYIQRFLVDKFHPATIVIGYDHKFGLNRQGDIEYLKWHSKDAGFKVVEIEQQEVDDIAVSSTKIRNALLSGKVQEACRWLNHEYSLTGKVVHGQKLGTKLGFPTANIQPSNKHKLVPADGIYAVKVHHQDEEYGGMLYIGSRPSIAGIDERVIEVNIFDFDQNVYGQELTITLVEFIRGDQHFSDLEGLKAQLAEDRTTSLELLEQGRGKAHFVTGNPEVAVVILNYNGAKYLQEFLPSVLESLAQTEYRLIVADNASTDDSLDILHHEFPQVEVLRLEKNHGFAGGYNAALTQVEADYFVLLNSDVKVTKDWLQPCIAQMEADPELAACQPKIKSFARPKYFEYAGAAGGWIDVLGYPFCRGRIFATVEKDKQQYEQEQEIFWASGAAMFVRADLFRSFGGFDADYFAHAEEIDLCWRFKRAGFSIKAIPSSVVYHLGGGTLAYQSVRKTYLNFHNTLVTSFKNESRKKLLWWLPLRLFMDALAGGLFLLQGKWQHIGAIVRAHWHFFPRIGYWIERRKSYNALIKSLAIGPENKEGIYRGSIVWAYYGRRTRSFRKLPKQRLNG; this is translated from the coding sequence ATGAGAGTATTCTATCAGCTGGAAGACCTCCCTCTATTTAAGCGGGCGGTACTGACCATCGGCTCTTTCGACGGAGTTCACAGCGGCCATCAACAGTTGCTTGCCCGTATTAACCGCCTGGCGCACCAGAGCGGGGGCGAGAGCATTGTTATTACCTTCCATCCCCATCCCCGCCAGGTTATTTATCCCAAGGATGATTCTTTACAGTTGCTTTCCACAATTGAAGAGAAGGTTGCCTTGTTTGAGCGTTACGGCGTCGACAATGTCATTGTCGTTCCTTTTACCGTTGCTTTTTCGCAACTTAGTGCAGATGAATATATCCAGCGCTTCCTGGTCGATAAGTTTCACCCGGCAACCATCGTCATTGGTTATGATCACAAGTTTGGTCTTAACCGACAAGGAGATATAGAATACCTCAAGTGGCACAGCAAGGATGCAGGCTTTAAGGTGGTAGAAATTGAACAGCAGGAAGTGGACGATATTGCCGTTAGTTCTACCAAGATTCGCAACGCCCTGCTGTCGGGCAAAGTACAAGAAGCTTGCCGCTGGCTGAACCATGAATATTCCCTTACGGGTAAAGTTGTTCACGGACAGAAGCTTGGTACGAAATTAGGTTTCCCAACGGCCAACATTCAGCCTTCCAATAAGCATAAACTCGTACCTGCGGATGGTATCTACGCCGTAAAAGTACACCACCAGGACGAAGAATACGGAGGCATGCTCTACATCGGCAGTCGGCCGAGTATCGCTGGCATTGACGAGCGCGTCATTGAAGTCAATATTTTTGATTTTGATCAAAACGTTTACGGTCAGGAGCTGACCATCACCTTGGTGGAATTCATTCGCGGAGACCAGCATTTTTCCGACCTGGAAGGTCTGAAGGCCCAGCTGGCGGAAGATCGTACGACTAGCCTGGAACTGCTGGAACAGGGTAGGGGCAAAGCTCATTTTGTTACTGGCAACCCCGAAGTAGCGGTGGTGATTCTCAATTACAATGGCGCAAAATATTTGCAGGAATTTCTTCCTTCCGTGCTGGAATCTTTGGCCCAAACGGAATATCGCCTGATTGTTGCCGATAATGCCTCTACGGATGATTCCCTGGATATCTTGCACCATGAATTTCCTCAAGTAGAGGTACTGCGGTTGGAAAAAAACCACGGCTTTGCCGGAGGCTATAACGCTGCTTTGACCCAAGTGGAAGCCGATTATTTCGTGCTGCTAAACTCTGATGTCAAAGTAACAAAAGACTGGCTCCAACCTTGTATAGCTCAAATGGAGGCTGATCCTGAACTGGCGGCTTGTCAGCCTAAAATAAAGTCCTTTGCTAGACCCAAGTATTTTGAATACGCCGGAGCAGCTGGCGGTTGGATCGATGTGTTAGGTTATCCTTTCTGTCGGGGGCGGATTTTTGCTACGGTAGAAAAAGACAAGCAACAATACGAACAGGAACAGGAAATTTTCTGGGCTTCCGGAGCCGCTATGTTTGTCCGGGCCGACCTTTTTCGCTCTTTTGGCGGATTTGATGCGGACTACTTTGCCCACGCAGAAGAGATCGACCTTTGTTGGCGTTTTAAGCGCGCGGGTTTTAGCATCAAAGCCATTCCTTCTTCTGTGGTTTACCACTTGGGTGGAGGAACACTGGCGTACCAGTCCGTTAGGAAAACCTACCTGAATTTTCACAATACGCTGGTGACCAGCTTCAAAAACGAATCCCGCAAAAAACTACTTTGGTGGCTGCCCCTGAGGCTATTCATGGATGCACTGGCGGGAGGGCTGTTTCTCCTCCAAGGGAAATGGCAGCATATTGGTGCTATCGTACGTGCCCACTGGCATTTTTTTCCTCGGATCGGTTACTGGATAGAGCGACGTAAAAGCTACAATGCACTGATAAAGTCACTGGCAATTGGACCGGAAAATAAAGAAGGCATCTACCGTGGCAGCATCGTTTGGGCTTATTATGGTCGTCGAACCAGGTCTTTTAGAAAATTACCAAAGCAACGCTTAAATGGCTAA
- a CDS encoding RluA family pseudouridine synthase: MAKQKLEILHEEEAFLVIDKPSGILSVPDRYDQDLPNAKHLLQEMYGDIFTVHRIDKDTSGLLCFARTPEAHRHLSQQFAAHTPHKVYLALVEGIPMQEEGIIETPLIEDPRKPGRMTTAAKGLSAYTTYKIAETFVNFSLLEVGIKTGRTHQIRVHLQSIGHPVVADPFYGRRQQLLLSSLKGKKYRLAKGKEERPLMDRTALQAHQLAFEHPVSGAQVTFTTELPKDFRATLNQLSRWDK; this comes from the coding sequence ATGGCTAAACAAAAATTGGAGATTTTACACGAAGAAGAAGCGTTTTTGGTAATCGACAAACCCAGCGGGATCTTGAGTGTCCCCGATCGTTATGATCAGGATTTGCCCAATGCCAAACACCTCTTGCAGGAGATGTATGGCGATATCTTCACCGTTCACCGTATTGATAAAGACACCAGCGGCTTGCTTTGTTTTGCCCGTACGCCCGAAGCACATCGACACCTTTCGCAGCAGTTTGCCGCCCACACGCCTCATAAGGTTTACCTGGCCTTGGTTGAAGGCATTCCTATGCAAGAGGAGGGCATTATAGAGACCCCACTCATCGAAGATCCTCGTAAGCCAGGTCGTATGACTACCGCTGCCAAGGGATTGAGTGCTTACACTACTTATAAAATTGCAGAGACCTTCGTCAATTTTAGTTTGCTCGAAGTAGGTATCAAAACTGGCCGAACGCATCAGATCAGGGTTCACCTTCAATCGATTGGGCATCCAGTGGTCGCCGATCCTTTTTATGGCCGTCGTCAACAGTTACTTTTGTCTTCCCTCAAGGGAAAAAAATACCGTTTAGCCAAAGGCAAAGAAGAGCGGCCGCTGATGGATCGTACGGCTTTGCAAGCTCATCAGCTAGCATTTGAACATCCTGTCAGTGGAGCACAGGTAACGTTTACCACCGAGCTCCCCAAGGATTTCCGAGCGACCTTGAATCAATTGAGTCGCTGGGATAAATAA
- a CDS encoding alpha/beta hydrolase fold domain-containing protein: MFRGTLLHELLHLPNYWKVVRASPDLPYPVQKIAFGDHYRQYFLIVEPAEPPLGWIIYWHGGGWQFGSPEQFQKTAHPFLDAGYGVIIPSYRRLPWNDFRTIRQDTIMALAACRNFWQSKGNPHPHVVLLGMSAGGHLASIAGLDKSILQEAGWDLAQIKGVVACGGVLDFSLMKNNPIIRLLAGHPERATYSLANPVAQIAKQTAKLPPFLLIHGTKDGMVPYEAVVSFQKCYREHSSASTCDLITMQRGTHLDAARWMFKDTLLRQNIMAKVGRWLMVDR, translated from the coding sequence ATGTTTCGAGGAACCCTCTTACACGAACTGCTCCATTTGCCAAACTACTGGAAGGTCGTAAGGGCTTCTCCTGATCTACCTTACCCTGTACAAAAAATAGCTTTTGGTGATCACTATCGTCAATATTTCCTGATCGTTGAACCCGCTGAGCCTCCGTTGGGATGGATCATATACTGGCACGGCGGCGGTTGGCAGTTTGGTAGCCCGGAACAGTTTCAAAAAACGGCTCACCCCTTTCTGGATGCGGGATACGGCGTTATCATTCCCAGTTACCGCCGGTTGCCCTGGAACGATTTTCGAACGATTCGCCAGGATACGATAATGGCCTTGGCTGCTTGCCGCAATTTCTGGCAAAGCAAGGGTAATCCTCACCCGCACGTTGTACTTTTAGGAATGTCGGCTGGTGGGCACCTGGCTTCCATTGCCGGTTTAGATAAAAGCATCCTTCAAGAAGCAGGTTGGGACCTTGCCCAAATCAAAGGAGTCGTTGCCTGCGGAGGAGTACTTGATTTTTCTTTGATGAAAAACAATCCTATCATTCGCCTTCTGGCAGGTCACCCCGAAAGAGCTACTTATAGCTTAGCGAATCCGGTCGCGCAAATAGCTAAACAAACCGCTAAGCTTCCCCCTTTTTTACTCATTCACGGTACTAAAGACGGCATGGTACCTTACGAGGCCGTGGTGAGTTTCCAAAAATGCTACCGCGAGCATTCTTCTGCCTCTACTTGCGACTTAATAACCATGCAGCGAGGCACTCACCTCGATGCCGCCCGCTGGATGTTTAAGGATACGCTATTGCGTCAAAACATCATGGCAAAAGTAGGAAGATGGTTGATGGTTGATCGTTGA
- a CDS encoding transposase: MKSPSNEQVYAALGTSRQSLSQYLRRRADYQDGVYSAEAMLLTHRADHGGLGLEKAYYMIQPEGLGRDAFIREMTLLGHSLERKRSYVRTTKSGGLRYPNLVKLLTIIGLNRVWQSDTTYYRLEDKYYYLTFIIDVYSRLIVGYSVSDNLRARANIEALKMALRLRRGMDLSELIFHSDGGSQYRSNDFIEVLRSRGISSSMCITALDNAYAEKLNDVIKNEYLEHWPIRDYRALRRYVKRAVENYNKVRHHSQLPLRIAPLGFECYLEESKGQRPPSLLIRDGEAKELEYQPMAAQNLTYPSSGAFDGTSQILPAFVKLGLPKEDGQLALSF, from the coding sequence ATGAAGAGTCCAAGTAATGAACAAGTATATGCTGCACTAGGTACTTCGCGTCAATCGCTGTCGCAATATTTACGTCGGCGAGCGGATTATCAGGACGGGGTGTATTCAGCGGAAGCAATGCTGTTGACACACCGTGCAGATCACGGAGGTTTGGGTCTTGAAAAGGCCTACTATATGATCCAGCCAGAAGGACTAGGTCGCGATGCATTTATTCGAGAGATGACTCTATTGGGTCATTCGCTGGAACGAAAAAGGAGCTATGTTAGAACTACGAAGAGTGGTGGTTTACGGTATCCTAATTTAGTTAAGTTGCTTACTATCATAGGTTTAAACCGAGTTTGGCAATCGGATACGACTTACTATCGCCTAGAGGACAAGTATTACTATCTGACGTTTATCATAGATGTGTATTCCCGGCTTATAGTGGGCTATAGCGTAAGTGATAACCTCCGAGCTAGAGCAAACATAGAGGCACTGAAAATGGCCTTGCGGTTGCGTCGTGGTATGGATTTGAGTGAACTGATCTTCCACAGTGACGGGGGCTCCCAGTATCGCAGCAATGACTTTATAGAAGTATTGAGGTCACGAGGAATCAGCTCTAGCATGTGCATTACAGCATTGGACAATGCGTACGCAGAGAAGCTCAATGATGTGATCAAGAATGAATACCTTGAGCACTGGCCAATCAGAGATTATAGAGCACTGAGAAGGTACGTGAAGAGGGCTGTAGAGAACTACAACAAAGTGCGTCACCATAGTCAGTTACCGCTGCGAATTGCACCTTTGGGATTTGAATGTTATCTTGAGGAGAGTAAGGGGCAAAGACCACCATCGTTGTTGATACGAGACGGCGAAGCAAAAGAGTTGGAATACCAGCCAATGGCGGCTCAGAATCTGACTTATCCCAGTAGCGGAGCTTTTGATGGGACAAGTCAGATTCTGCCCGCATTTGTTAAGCTTGGTTTGCCAAAAGAAGATGGACAACTAGCACTCAGCTTTTAA
- a CDS encoding transposase — protein sequence MKSTNKVNRPKRRRNYSETFKKARVKDYEEGTFSVAQMGRLYSIHVNILYRWISKYSAYDQQKAIIVEVPNSQTEKVKLLEKRVAELERSLGQKQIKLDYYESFIEELREAGIDVEKKSGFTTPLSGSCRNTDQK from the coding sequence ATGAAGTCAACGAATAAGGTTAATCGGCCCAAAAGGCGTCGTAATTACAGTGAAACCTTTAAAAAAGCGCGAGTTAAGGACTACGAAGAAGGTACCTTTAGCGTGGCCCAGATGGGTCGTTTATACAGTATCCATGTAAATATTCTGTACCGCTGGATAAGTAAGTACAGCGCGTACGATCAACAAAAAGCGATAATAGTGGAAGTACCAAATTCCCAGACGGAGAAGGTTAAATTGCTGGAAAAGCGGGTGGCTGAACTAGAACGTTCTCTAGGTCAAAAACAAATTAAATTGGACTACTATGAGAGCTTTATAGAGGAGCTTCGTGAAGCAGGAATAGATGTTGAAAAAAAAAGTGGTTTTACGACTCCCTTGTCCGGCTCTTGTCGAAATACAGATCAGAAATGA